Genomic window (Arcobacter aquimarinus):
CAAAAGGCATACCTTCACCATCAGCGCCATGACATCCAGCACAAACAGCATAAGATGCAGGTTGTTCACCTTTAAATCCATTTGCAATATATTCTGCAACTTGATTAATTTCAGCTTCTTCAGTTAACATCATTGGAGGCATTCCACCTGGATATGATGATGCTAAATAATTAGATCCATTTTTGATAACATGTACAATTTGGTCTTTAGACATTCTTTTTGTTAAATCTTGAGCTTTTCCAGCAATTCCCTCTCCATCTACACCATGACAAGGTGCACATTGAACTAAGAAAAGTGATTGTCCCATAGCTTTTAAAGTTTCTTCAGATGGGTTTTCCCATTTTTTCTCAAATTTAGCATTGTATTCTAAAGTTTCTTCATTCCATTGACCAATTTGTGAAAATCCATTAATTGGATAACCAACTGTAAAATACCAAAACATCCATAAAATAGTTCCGATAAATGCTAATCCCCAACCTGTTGGA
Coding sequences:
- a CDS encoding c-type cytochrome — encoded protein: MKSMVIGGIILIIALLAGTYFAAGDAFNGDDYINSLTMLGAVAIITITVFVALKYVNQMKNDTASGELAEEKWDGIGEYKNPIPTGWGLAFIGTILWMFWYFTVGYPINGFSQIGQWNEETLEYNAKFEKKWENPSEETLKAMGQSLFLVQCAPCHGVDGEGIAGKAQDLTKRMSKDQIVHVIKNGSNYLASSYPGGMPPMMLTEEAEINQVAEYIANGFKGEQPASYAVCAGCHGADGEGMPFVAPNIRAYDDALVMAVLKDGKKGNIGSMPSFSGRLNETQEKALASYIRSLGE